One window from the genome of Clostridiales bacterium encodes:
- a CDS encoding uracil-DNA glycosylase, translating to MLKQNRIDKLYKEYKEKFKDFEVVVGEGNIDAEIFLIGEAPGKDEVLQGKPFVGMAGKNLSFFLDNIKVDRKDIYITNTIKYRLSKINPKSGRVVNRPTTAKDLELNLEYLYKEIDIINPKYIVTLGNVPLKAVTNDKSTNIGDVHGTLRDISIKSKNYMIFPLYHPASIIYNRSLKDVYLNDMIQFSNIIKNGEN from the coding sequence ATGTTAAAACAGAATAGAATAGACAAACTATATAAAGAGTACAAGGAAAAATTCAAGGATTTTGAAGTGGTAGTTGGAGAAGGAAATATAGATGCAGAAATATTTTTAATAGGTGAAGCACCAGGAAAGGATGAAGTATTGCAAGGTAAGCCATTTGTTGGGATGGCAGGCAAGAATTTGTCCTTTTTTTTAGATAATATAAAGGTTGATAGAAAGGATATTTATATAACTAATACTATAAAGTATAGACTTTCTAAGATAAATCCTAAATCTGGTAGGGTGGTAAATAGACCAACAACAGCTAAAGATTTAGAATTAAACTTAGAGTATCTGTATAAGGAAATAGATATAATAAATCCAAAGTATATAGTTACATTGGGAAATGTGCCATTAAAGGCAGTAACAAATGATAAAAGTACAAATATAGGTGATGTACATGGTACATTGAGAGATATTAGTATAAAAAGCAAAAACTATATGATTTTCCCATTATACCATCCTGCTAGTATAATTTATAATAGAAGCTTAAAAGACGTTTATTTAAACGATATGATACAATTTTCAAACATTATAAAGAACGGCGAAAATTGA